The Mesorhizobium sp. B1-1-8 genome contains a region encoding:
- a CDS encoding DUF445 domain-containing protein, with protein MSQSVQAFAPVRFDADAQAKLSALRRIKFIAAATLGLCVVVFALAKSFEGAYPWLGFVAAFAEAATIGGLADWYAVVALFRRPLGLPIPHTAIIPENQHRIADNLGRFIEANFLAPEPVREKLTEVDFAALVADWLADAERAADLSRFVARLVPQTLAAVEQSGLRDFVTSRMLEQIEKVPLAPLAAELLSALTEDRRHQKLFDEFIRVVGRFLNDEQALATMREKIREELPSLFNLFRADAYLLKKIVASAGSLLDEVRADPNHPMRAEFDRFALGFIDRLRTSKQYARRAEKLKRDFLTRPEVKALAGDIWESLRLFIEQDVNAPNSMIRDHLANMFVEVGRHLADDTQIRADMNQGFVVALASFVESQKSGVSKFIADQVKRWDLAQLTRLIEMNIGKDLQYIRFNGMIIGGLAGLVLYTAERLFLVN; from the coding sequence ATGTCACAATCAGTTCAGGCCTTCGCGCCGGTCCGATTCGACGCCGATGCACAGGCCAAGCTGTCGGCGCTGAGACGCATCAAATTCATTGCCGCGGCGACGCTCGGCCTGTGCGTCGTGGTGTTTGCCCTGGCGAAATCCTTCGAGGGCGCCTATCCTTGGCTCGGTTTCGTTGCCGCCTTCGCCGAAGCGGCAACCATCGGCGGCCTGGCCGACTGGTATGCGGTGGTGGCGCTGTTTCGGCGACCGCTCGGCCTGCCGATCCCGCACACCGCAATCATCCCGGAAAACCAGCACCGTATCGCCGACAATCTCGGCCGCTTCATCGAGGCCAATTTCCTGGCGCCGGAGCCGGTGCGGGAAAAGCTGACCGAGGTCGACTTTGCAGCGCTGGTCGCCGACTGGCTGGCCGACGCTGAACGTGCCGCCGACCTGTCGCGATTCGTCGCCCGGTTGGTGCCCCAGACGCTTGCCGCGGTGGAGCAGTCCGGACTGCGCGACTTCGTCACCAGCCGCATGCTGGAACAGATCGAAAAGGTGCCGCTGGCGCCGCTTGCCGCCGAGCTTTTGTCGGCGCTGACCGAAGATCGGCGCCACCAAAAACTGTTCGATGAATTCATCAGGGTGGTCGGCCGGTTTCTGAATGACGAGCAGGCCTTGGCGACGATGCGCGAGAAGATCCGCGAGGAACTGCCATCGCTGTTCAACCTGTTTCGCGCCGACGCCTATCTGTTGAAGAAGATCGTCGCATCGGCGGGCTCGCTGCTCGACGAGGTGAGAGCCGATCCCAATCACCCGATGCGCGCCGAATTCGACCGCTTCGCGCTTGGCTTTATCGACCGGCTCAGGACCTCGAAGCAATATGCAAGGCGCGCCGAGAAGCTGAAGCGCGACTTTCTCACCAGGCCGGAAGTCAAGGCGCTGGCCGGCGACATTTGGGAAAGCCTGCGCCTGTTCATCGAGCAGGATGTCAACGCGCCGAATTCAATGATCCGCGACCATCTCGCCAACATGTTCGTCGAGGTCGGCCGGCATCTCGCCGACGACACGCAGATCAGGGCGGACATGAACCAGGGCTTCGTCGTGGCGCTCGCCTCATTCGTCGAAAGCCAGAAGAGCGGCGTGTCGAAATTCATCGCCGACCAGGTCAAGCGCTGGGATCTTGCCCAACTGACGCGGCTGATCGAGATGAACATCGGCAAGGACCTGCAATATATACGCTTCAACGGCATGATCATCGGCGGCCTCGCCGGCCTGGTGCTGTACACGGCCGAACGGCTGTTTCTCGTCAATTGA
- a CDS encoding zinc-dependent alcohol dehydrogenase family protein, which yields MKAVVFEKFGETPTIQTVPDPKPAAEGVVIKVEATGLCRSDWHGWMGHDDDIRLPHVPGHELAGVVVAVGKQVTRWKAGDRVTVPFVGGCGRCFECTSGNHQVCEHQFQPGFTAWGSFAEYVAIDFADTNLVRLPDEMEFATAASLGCRFVTSFRAIVDQGRVTPGEWVAVHGCGGVGLSAIMIASAMGANVIAIDLTDEKLEFAKKIGAVATINASTTPNVVKAVKQITNGGAHMSMDALGHPTTSFNSIANLRRRGRHVQVGLMLGEHAKAAVPMSKIIAFELEILGSHGIQAYRYPALMEMIRAGKLKPELLVGKKISLEEAPAALMAMGGFEGIGIGVVTKFQ from the coding sequence ATGAAAGCTGTCGTCTTCGAGAAATTCGGCGAAACGCCGACGATCCAGACCGTTCCCGATCCGAAGCCGGCTGCCGAAGGCGTCGTCATCAAGGTCGAGGCAACCGGGCTGTGCCGCAGCGACTGGCATGGCTGGATGGGGCATGACGACGACATCCGGTTGCCGCACGTGCCCGGCCACGAACTTGCTGGCGTCGTCGTGGCCGTCGGCAAGCAGGTGACCCGCTGGAAGGCCGGCGACCGCGTCACCGTGCCGTTCGTCGGCGGCTGCGGCCGCTGCTTCGAATGCACGTCGGGCAACCACCAGGTCTGCGAGCACCAGTTCCAGCCCGGCTTCACCGCCTGGGGTTCGTTCGCCGAATATGTCGCCATCGATTTCGCCGACACCAATCTGGTGCGCCTGCCCGATGAGATGGAGTTCGCCACCGCCGCCAGCCTTGGCTGCCGCTTTGTCACCTCGTTTCGCGCCATTGTCGATCAGGGCCGCGTGACACCGGGCGAATGGGTCGCCGTGCACGGCTGCGGCGGCGTCGGCCTGTCGGCTATCATGATCGCCAGCGCCATGGGCGCCAATGTGATCGCCATCGACCTCACCGACGAGAAGCTGGAGTTCGCCAAAAAGATCGGCGCGGTGGCGACCATCAATGCCTCCACGACGCCCAATGTCGTCAAGGCCGTCAAGCAGATCACCAATGGCGGCGCCCATATGTCGATGGACGCGCTCGGCCACCCGACCACCTCGTTCAACTCGATCGCCAATCTGCGCCGCCGCGGCCGCCACGTTCAGGTCGGCCTGATGCTGGGCGAGCACGCCAAGGCCGCGGTGCCGATGAGCAAGATCATCGCCTTCGAACTCGAAATCCTAGGCAGCCACGGCATCCAGGCCTACCGCTATCCGGCACTGATGGAGATGATCCGCGCCGGCAAGCTGAAGCCGGAGCTGCTGGTCGGCAAGAAGATCAGCCTCGAGGAAGCGCCCGCCGCGCTGATGGCGATGGGCGGTTTCGAGGGCATCGGCATCGGTGTGGTGACGAAGTTTCAGTAA
- a CDS encoding helix-turn-helix domain-containing protein: MGIQIITTDSGDELVVMSRREYDALLAQLGDEDAEDRMTLLIAAEARGEQALPEQVSAAMLAGDSVLKAVRKWRGLTQAALAQAAGLNQGYLSELEARAKTGKAETMQRLARAMDVPAGWLA, encoded by the coding sequence ATGGGTATTCAGATCATCACTACCGACAGCGGCGACGAACTTGTCGTCATGTCGCGCCGCGAATACGATGCCCTGCTGGCCCAACTGGGCGACGAGGACGCGGAAGACCGCATGACGCTGCTCATCGCGGCCGAGGCGCGCGGCGAACAGGCTCTACCTGAGCAGGTTTCGGCGGCCATGCTGGCCGGCGACAGCGTGCTGAAGGCGGTGCGCAAATGGCGGGGCCTCACCCAGGCGGCGCTTGCCCAGGCAGCCGGCCTCAACCAGGGCTATCTCAGCGAGCTCGAGGCGCGCGCCAAGACGGGCAAGGCCGAAACTATGCAGCGCCTGGCCAGGGCCATGGATGTTCCTGCGGGCTGGCTTGCCTGA
- a CDS encoding phasin family protein — protein MARQTDSDTFLEMFSRFGRDLKVPNVDMQAILDHHRKNLEALEKSVRASAAGATSVLSRQHEMLQEALREATQMAQNYQAPGNPQDLMTKQAEFARKSFETTLKNASEVADMVRRSNTESIEILRDRIRDAMAEIRAGYEKK, from the coding sequence ATGGCAAGGCAAACGGACTCCGATACGTTTCTGGAAATGTTCAGCAGGTTCGGCCGCGATCTCAAAGTGCCGAACGTGGACATGCAGGCGATCCTCGACCACCACCGCAAGAACCTCGAGGCGCTGGAAAAGTCGGTCAGGGCAAGTGCCGCCGGAGCCACCTCGGTCCTGTCGCGGCAGCATGAAATGCTGCAGGAGGCGCTGCGCGAGGCTACCCAGATGGCGCAGAACTACCAGGCCCCCGGCAATCCGCAGGACCTGATGACCAAGCAGGCGGAGTTCGCCAGAAAATCGTTCGAGACGACGCTGAAGAACGCCAGCGAAGTGGCTGACATGGTGAGAAGGTCCAACACCGAATCGATCGAAATCCTGCGCGACCGGATCAGGGACGCGATGGCGGAAATCCGTGCCGGCTACGAGAAAAAGTGA
- a CDS encoding DMT family transporter, with protein sequence MDKTASGWLNGFIGVLIFSGSLPATHVAVMDFDPTFLTSARAAIAGLLGLAMLLVFRQQRPQREDMVSLVVVALGVVVGFPLLTALALEHITTAHSIIFVGLLPLATAIFGVLRGGDRPRPAFWLFSCFGSALVAGFALSQGVTASPVGDGLMLGAIIMCGLGYAEGAALSRRLGGWQVICWALVLSLPVMLVLTFATLPTSFAGIGSGAWIGLAYVSLFSMLIGFVFWYRGLAQGGIAAVGQLQLLQPFFGLALAATLLHEQVSPLMIVVTLGVVACVFGAKKFAKQDVPRQARAS encoded by the coding sequence ATGGACAAGACGGCGAGCGGCTGGCTGAACGGATTCATCGGCGTGCTGATCTTCAGCGGCTCGCTACCGGCAACGCATGTGGCGGTGATGGATTTCGATCCGACGTTTCTCACGTCGGCCCGCGCGGCGATTGCCGGGCTGCTTGGCCTGGCGATGCTGCTTGTGTTCCGGCAGCAGCGTCCGCAGCGCGAAGACATGGTCTCGCTGGTGGTCGTAGCACTCGGCGTGGTCGTCGGCTTTCCCTTGCTGACGGCGCTGGCGTTGGAGCACATCACCACTGCCCATTCCATTATCTTCGTCGGGCTGCTGCCGCTGGCGACCGCGATCTTCGGGGTGCTGCGCGGCGGCGACCGGCCGCGTCCGGCGTTCTGGCTGTTCTCATGCTTCGGCAGCGCGCTGGTCGCGGGCTTTGCCCTGTCGCAAGGCGTGACAGCGTCGCCGGTCGGCGACGGCCTGATGCTGGGCGCCATCATCATGTGCGGGCTGGGCTATGCGGAGGGTGCTGCGCTGTCGCGCAGGCTCGGCGGCTGGCAGGTGATCTGCTGGGCCTTGGTGTTGTCGCTGCCGGTCATGCTGGTGCTGACTTTTGCGACATTGCCAACGTCCTTTGCTGGCATCGGTTCCGGCGCATGGATCGGCCTCGCCTATGTCTCGCTGTTCAGCATGCTGATCGGCTTCGTGTTCTGGTATCGCGGCCTTGCGCAAGGCGGCATCGCGGCCGTCGGCCAACTGCAGTTGCTGCAGCCCTTCTTTGGCCTGGCGCTGGCGGCGACGCTGCTGCACGAGCAGGTCAGCCCGCTGATGATTGTCGTCACGCTCGGCGTGGTGGCGTGCGTGTTCGGAGCGAAGAAGTTTGCGAAGCAGGATGTGCCGCGGCAGGCGCGCGCGAGCTGA
- a CDS encoding MaoC family dehydratase translates to MTENRPRTPPTFEQLRTMAGQEIGVSDWTTVDQRRIDQFAECTGDHQWIHVDPQRAKRQSPFRTTIAHGYLTLSIIGALALEMGIVPENTQAAFNYGFDKVRFLAPVRAGARIRLRTTLLSMEDRGPGQYLMKAANTVDIEGEPKPALTAETLVMLYERRKRAGA, encoded by the coding sequence ATGACGGAAAATCGGCCGAGAACGCCGCCGACCTTCGAGCAGTTGCGGACGATGGCCGGACAGGAGATCGGCGTCTCCGACTGGACGACGGTCGACCAGCGGCGCATCGACCAGTTCGCCGAATGCACCGGCGACCACCAGTGGATTCATGTCGACCCCCAGCGTGCGAAACGGCAGAGCCCGTTCCGCACCACGATCGCGCATGGCTATCTGACGCTGTCGATCATCGGCGCGCTGGCACTGGAAATGGGCATCGTGCCGGAGAACACGCAGGCCGCCTTCAACTACGGCTTCGACAAGGTGCGCTTCCTGGCGCCGGTGCGGGCCGGCGCCCGCATCAGGCTGCGCACGACGCTGCTTTCGATGGAGGATCGCGGGCCCGGCCAGTATCTGATGAAGGCGGCAAACACCGTCGACATCGAAGGCGAGCCAAAACCGGCGCTTACCGCCGAAACGCTGGTCATGCTCTACGAGCGCCGCAAGCGGGCAGGGGCCTGA
- a CDS encoding type II toxin-antitoxin system RelE family toxin produces MKTIVLAPAAAKALDKMSESARVQITEALHAYAMHGTGDAKAMVGTPTVRLRSGDYRVIFDEAATTITVLALGNRREIYR; encoded by the coding sequence ATGAAAACGATCGTTCTCGCCCCTGCCGCCGCCAAGGCCCTCGACAAGATGAGCGAGTCCGCCCGCGTGCAGATCACCGAGGCACTGCATGCCTATGCAATGCATGGCACGGGCGACGCGAAGGCGATGGTCGGCACGCCGACGGTACGGCTGCGCAGCGGCGATTACCGGGTCATCTTCGACGAGGCGGCGACGACGATCACGGTTCTGGCGCTAGGCAACCGCCGGGAAATCTATCGATAG
- a CDS encoding PLP-dependent aminotransferase family protein yields MAELALQIDGARTLVEGVMATIRHRIAARTLTPGARLPSIRALAKSLQVSKSTVVEAYERLVAEGTIRSRPGSGFYAAGQLAPLSLAEIGPRLDRAVDPLWVSRQSLEAGEEMLKPGCGWLPASWLPQAALRQALRGAARADDAVLADYGTPLGLPALRQLLARRVSVHGVEASPDQIMLTESGTQAIDLLCRFLLEPGDTVLVDDPCYFNFHALLRAHRAKVVSVPYTPSGPDIELFAQALAEHRPRLYITNSGIHNPTGAILSPVTAHRLLKLADQAELTIVEDDIFADFEHAPAPRLAAFDGLRHVVHIGSFSKTLSASIRCGFIAAPRDWMEGLTDLKIATSFGGGRLSSELVLTLLKDGSYRKHVEQLRARLSRAMAETAGRLKAMGIEPWIDQPAGMFLWCRLPDGIDAADVARRALTDNVVLAPGNAFSLSLTASRFMRFNVAQCEDEQIFKALDKAMAN; encoded by the coding sequence ATGGCGGAACTTGCCTTGCAAATCGATGGTGCGCGCACCCTCGTCGAGGGTGTGATGGCGACGATCCGTCACCGGATCGCGGCGCGCACGCTGACGCCCGGGGCCCGCCTGCCCTCGATCCGAGCGCTGGCCAAATCCTTGCAGGTTTCGAAATCAACTGTTGTCGAAGCCTATGAGCGTCTGGTCGCGGAGGGCACGATCCGCTCACGGCCTGGTTCCGGCTTCTACGCCGCCGGCCAGCTCGCGCCGCTGTCACTGGCCGAGATCGGCCCGCGGCTCGACCGCGCCGTCGATCCGCTCTGGGTGTCCAGGCAGTCTCTGGAGGCGGGCGAGGAAATGCTGAAGCCTGGCTGCGGCTGGCTGCCGGCCTCCTGGCTACCGCAGGCCGCGCTGCGCCAGGCATTGCGGGGCGCGGCGCGAGCCGACGATGCGGTGCTTGCCGATTACGGTACGCCGCTCGGCCTGCCGGCGCTGCGGCAGCTTCTCGCCCGCCGCGTGTCGGTGCACGGCGTCGAGGCTTCGCCCGACCAGATCATGCTCACCGAATCGGGCACCCAAGCCATCGACCTTCTGTGCCGCTTCCTGCTTGAACCGGGCGATACGGTACTGGTCGACGATCCCTGCTATTTCAACTTCCACGCGCTGCTGCGCGCCCATCGGGCCAAGGTCGTCTCCGTGCCCTACACGCCTTCCGGACCCGACATCGAGCTGTTCGCGCAGGCGCTCGCCGAACATCGGCCGCGCCTCTACATCACCAATTCCGGCATCCACAACCCGACCGGCGCGATCCTGTCTCCCGTCACCGCGCACCGGTTGCTCAAACTCGCCGACCAGGCGGAACTCACCATTGTCGAGGACGACATCTTCGCCGATTTCGAACACGCCCCTGCCCCGCGGCTTGCTGCCTTCGACGGGCTGCGGCATGTCGTACACATCGGCTCCTTTTCCAAGACGTTGTCCGCTTCCATACGCTGCGGCTTCATCGCGGCACCTCGCGACTGGATGGAGGGGCTGACCGACCTCAAGATCGCCACGAGTTTCGGCGGCGGACGCCTCTCATCCGAGCTTGTGCTGACGCTGCTGAAAGATGGCAGCTATCGCAAGCATGTCGAGCAGCTGCGCGCCCGGCTGTCGCGCGCCATGGCCGAGACCGCGGGCCGGCTGAAGGCGATGGGTATCGAGCCCTGGATCGACCAGCCTGCCGGCATGTTCCTGTGGTGTCGCCTGCCCGACGGCATCGACGCCGCCGATGTCGCCCGCCGCGCGCTGACGGACAACGTCGTGCTGGCGCCCGGCAACGCCTTCAGCCTGTCGCTCACCGCCAGCCGCTTCATGCGCTTCAACGTCGCCCAATGCGAGGACGAACAGATTTTCAAGGCGCTCGATAAAGCGATGGCAAATTGA